The following DNA comes from Palaemon carinicauda isolate YSFRI2023 chromosome 27, ASM3689809v2, whole genome shotgun sequence.
AGATTATTTGGATTAAATGATATAGGGAATACTATTTGTTGTAATGTATTTggattttttccttatatatatgttTCTGGGAATTTATTAGATTCACAAAAACAAGTTTCATATTCAGACCAAATAAAAAGGGCTCTGAATCGAAAAATCTACTTGAATGAAACAAAAGATCAAATTAGATTAAAGGAATACGTATTAAGTGTAGATAGGGTGTTTAAACAAAGTATATatggatatcaagaaaaaaaatcatcgtcATCATTGTGTTTTTTTAAAGTTACTGTGGCTTTACCAAAATTAATATCTATAGCTAAAATTATTCTTGAAAATGGGTTAGTGATAGATAAACATCCCACTCACTTTCGGGTTTACGAATCAAATGTTGATTTCACACTTAGATTTATGACAGATGCTCAGATGCCTGGTTGTTGTTGGATCGAGTTACCTATTGGTGAgtgggaaataaaaaataatgagacaaattttaaaaatactacttgTCAATTAGAGGTTAACGTTTTTGAgtgggaaaaaataattatttatgaacCCGAAGGAGAATGGGCGTCTATTGCCCCACTCAGAATATTATCTTTTGATATTGAGTGTGGGGGAAGACGGGGAATATTTCCAGAACCCGAAATAGATCTGGTCATACAAATTGGAAATGTTGTTACGCGGCACGGAGAGACTGAGCCATTCATAAGTGTTGTTTTTACTTTGAATAGTTGTGCTCCCATTGTAGGCTCTAAAATTTTTTCAtttcaggaagaaaaagaaatgttagaaAATTGGTCAAAATTCCTATTGTTTATTGACCCCGATATCATTActggatataatattaataattttgatttaccataTTTACTTAACCGCGCCAAGCATTTAAACTTGCCAGTATTTGCTCATTTAGGAAGggtaaaaggaataaaatctacAATATTAGATACCATaacccaaaacaaacaaacaggaaaaagaaataacaaaatcattaaCATAGATGGACGGTGTTTAATGGACCttttaacaataatactaaaagaaCACAAACTTCGGTCATATACTTTAAATTCTGTATCTTATCATTTTCTTAACGAACAAAAAGAAGATGTTCATCATTCTATAATTTCTGAATTACAAAATGGTAATGATCAGACTAGAAAAAGACTGGCTGAATATTGTTTAAAAGATTCTATTCTTCctttaaaattattgaataaattgatGTGTGTAGTCAATTATATAGAAGTGGCACGCGTAACGGGCATTCCTTTATCATATGTTATAAATAGAGGACAACAGATTAAAATTTTTCCACAAATACTAAGAAAAGCCAAAGAACAGAATTTAGTATTACCGGTGTTTGATAAAAAGGAGAGTTTTGAATATGAAGGAGCTACAGTTATTGAACCAAAAAGAGGATATTATAACGTTCCAATCGTTACTTTAGACTTTGTATCATTATATCCATCGATAATGATAGCACATAATCTGTGTTATACAACCtttattgataaaagatatattaatcaaatggCTTTGAAAACTGACGATTATATCATTACACCTTctaataattattttgtaaaatgtcatAAGCGCAAGGGATTAATTCCAGAAATTTTAGAATCCTTTTTAATTGCTCGTAATAAGgcgaaaattgcattaaaaaacgaagAAGATCCATGGAAAAAGAAAGTCTTTGATGGTAGACAACTGGCATATAAAATATTGGCTAATTCTGTTTATGGTTTTACGGGCGCACAAATTGGTAAATTGCCGTGTTTAGATATATCACAAAGTGTTACGGCGTTTGGAAGAACGATGATTTCTCTTACCAAAAAcaagattgaagaaaaatataacaatgctATAGTTATATATGGTGATACCGATTCTGTTATGATTAATTTTGGAGTTGAAACTTTAGAAGAGGCCATAAATTTGGGCAAGGAGGCGGCAAATCATGTGACTCAGTCTTTTATCAAGCCAATCAAActtgattttgaaaaaatatatttcccttactTGCTTATTAACAAAAAAAGATATGCTGGTCTTTATTATACAAATGCTAATACTTATGATAAAATAGATTGCAAGGGGCTAGAAACAATTCGTAGAGACAATTGCCCACTCGTGGCTAAGGTCATAAATACTTGtctgaaaaaaatcttaattgataGAAACCCAATAGAAGCCCTTAATTTTGTCAAACAAACCATATCAAAATTACTTTGTAATGAGATTGACATCTCTCAATTAGTTATTACAAAGGAGTTAACAAAAAAAGCAGAAGAATATAAAGGAAAGCAAATTCACAATGAGCTAGCcatcaaattaagaaaaagagatgCCGGTAGTGCTCCAAAACTTGGCGATAGAATTCCATACGTTATTATATGTGGATTTAAAAAAAGTCCTATTTATGAAAGGGCTGAAGATCCAATATAtgtattagaaaataatattccattagattatgattattatttaaaacatcaatTAAGTAAGCCACTTATTAGAATATTTGAACCTATTCTCGGTGATAAAACCGAATCTTATATATTAATAGGAGAGCATACACAAAAAAAGAGTTTACCAATAAGTAGAGTAGGACCATTAAGTCAATTTTTTCTAATACATCCAACttgtataaattgtaaaattcctttattaaaaagaaaaatagtacccGATGATGTAGAATATAACGCTTTATGTAATAATTGTAAAGTACACGAAACAGATTTGTATACACACCACATTGAAAAATTAGCTACactcgaaaaaaaaatttaatcaattttgGACTGAATGTCAAAGGTGTCAAGGATCATTAATTAAAGAAGTTATATGCAGTAATCGTGACTGTCCTATTTTTTATATGCGtaaaaagacagaaatagatttttttggtcaaaaaaaaaattatcgatcgTTTTGGCTTGCCACAataggttataaatattattattatttcccaaaaatatttcatataaatggtaATGCTCTTGGTATTATATAGTCATATTACTACACACCCAGAAGAAATAATTATAATGGAGGAAAATATTCTAAAAGTCAGCTTTAAGTTAATTTCAGACAATGCTAAATGTCCTACTAAAGGATCAACGGGGGCGGCTTGTTATGACTTATATAGTGCTCAAAAGGAAAATATTCCTGTCGGTCAACGAATTGCCATTGATAATGGCATATGTATGAAATTTCCTTCCAAAATACACGGAGAGATTAAATGTAGgtctggcatagctctgaataattATGTAGATGTTGTTGCGGGAATGATATATTCGGATTATAATGGACCTATAAAAGTGGTCTTGCATAATTCTCATCCaaataattcttttgaaataaatattgggGATAGAATTGCCCAAATAAAATTTTTTTCGGGAATTGATATCTGTTTAGTTGAAAACAtcaaaaatgaaaaatgggaaatagaATCTTGTAGGGGCAATAAAGGATTTGGACCttctggtaaataaataaaaaaaataatgtctttctggtagttttatattttatataatcaatcaattaagtatataagtaataatgaataaaagtattacactgaattctttaactttttttatatacatataccattaAAATAGAATTAGTTATCAATGAGTATCATGAAAAAATtaggcaaaataaaaacaaaaacactggaaaataaATTAAGAGATTATCTAGAAGGTGAATTGCTGAATCAAAATCTTATTGATGTTGATAAATTATCAATTACCCCAAAAGATTTTGCCCATATTTTTGCAAATGagtgtaaaaatattaatgaaaattcacACCTTCCCTCCATTATTCAATCATGCATTCATagaataatagaaaacaatattaaagaatcAGTTTACATAAAAAGAGTAATGGATATCaccaatgaaaacaaaaatgaagatgaagagtcaaaaaaaattaatgatattcttactgagaaagattattataaaaatcaagcttacggtaatgatattaatatcggGTTAAAATTATCCGAATATGAGTACCGGTTATTAAACGAAAAATTTAGTAAAGAAGgaaatgaattactatcaaatcaaaattatatacaaatgattttaCCCAAATGGGGGGATGAtaataaaatacagagaaaattttgtacaaaaatatgttatttggattaagttttaataacttttattttattatgaggTGCTTCCCCCCCCACCCCTTAGTCTTAACACGAGATGAATGGTGCTTTCTTTTTGAATGTTGTAATCAGAAAGTGTCCGATTGTCTTCTAATTGTTTGCCTGCAAATATAAGGCGTTGTTGGTCTGTTGGAATGCCTTCTTTATCttgaattttatactttatattttctatagtatCAGACTGGTTTGCGTCTATTGTTATAGTTTTGCCtgttaaggtttttataaaaaCCTGCATGATGAGAATTGTATTAACCACAAGAAGTATACGTAATTAATAATCAAGACAAGAAGGctacttttatcttatattttttaagtaaaataaaaaactagatatatgaaatattataaaattgttttattctttatgattattatgcttatcataacgtggattattttaatatcaaactttaaccctggataggtacggtcctcggacacccctttaagggtatactcggacgcgaacgaccccgacgccaaaaaaaattcttgaaaaatcagtttttgcagtaacctccttttttcttttgccaaaaaaaacttcaatgaatgcttaaaacaactgtatagataaatactactcatctgcagaaaaactatttattataaatattttaaaaaattaagtagaaaaaaaaagacctgacataaaaattcataaaaaaaaagtttatacatatatacacaaatccttttaggaattgattcttgaatgtttaggacacatcttgatgtattttggatgaagtcagacccatggaggtgaagatctgaaaagagaaaaaaagggtaactttttttggccaaaaaaatttgtccaaatttcatgaatttttttgggtacccaaatgaaataggaagtggctaatttttttagggaataaacatatgttatcctaaaatagaaatatgtaaaaaaatcttcattattttgtaaattacatttatatcaggggccatatctaaaggtaattttttgagtacttagaaattccgtaaaaaaatacatatatttaatatataatatgatatttatgcaggtaaaaatataccaaaatatcacaaattctatagggaacaagaatatatatagatagggcagcttacgcttcggatatgtccacaaaatggccgccaaccacactgactcagactccctaatctgccacttgaaatgtaggaagggtatgtcaatttcaaggtgttatttactaatctaattattattggatatgcataaaaattgtatggtgggttgctggataattgtcgattattttacgaatataaaattaaaattctgacccaaaaaaatttttttgaagggaaataaaatcgaaaaaaaaaatgtaaaacaatattttagctaaaaaaatttgatgatattcaatcaaaaaaaaaagtaaacaaaattttccgacaaataaacatctagaggaatcattactctgtgatagttccttagtacgtagtaattttgaaagaattgggaaaaaacgaaaaaatggcaatcaccggaaaatcgaacacatacctatatatacgccatatctggctaaaaaaaagataggcatgggtagccagatcatctagaaacactttccaacattataaaaatataagttttgcgacactacttgccaattccttacggtaacatgactaagcaaaaaaatgcaaaacaaataaaaaggggcactcgaggaaaaatggctaacattctaatatacggcatttcagaaaaaaaaaattcagccacttgctagtcaaaccatcaaggcacattttccgacaaataaacatctaaatgaataattactctgtgatagttccttagtacgtagtaattttgaaagaaatgggaaaaaacgaaaaaatggcaatcacaggaaaatcgaacacatacctatatatacgccatatctggctaaaaaaagaagataggcatgggtagccagatcatctagaaacactttccaacactataaaattataagttttgcgacactacttgccaattccttacggtaacatgactaagcaaaaaaatgcaaaacaaataaaaaggggcactcgtggaaaaatggccattctaatatacggcatttcagaaaaaaaaaatttcagccacgtgctaggcaaaccatcaaggcacattttccgacaaataaacatataaatgaaatattactctgtgatagttccttagtacgtagtaattttgaaagaaatgggaaaaaacgaaaaaatggcaatcacaggaaaatcgaacacatacttatatatacgccatatctggctaaaaaaaaaataggcatgggtagccagatcatctaaaaacactttccaacactataaaaatataagttttgcgaccactacttgccaattccttacggtaacatgactaagcaaaaaaatgcaaaacaaataataaggggcactcgcggaaaaatgccaacattctaatatacggcatctcagataaaaaaaagacatgcacgtgttagcccaaccatcaaggcacactttctaacacataaacatgaaaaaaaaatcaataatatacggcaattccttactacgtagtaaatttttacaaatattgaaaaaaaacagaaattggcaaccgcagttaaatacccaatataccaataactacatcgtatctgacaaaaacaaaatcacgcatgggtagccagatcatctagacacactttccaacactaaaaaagcaaaagttttacgacactatttcgcaatatcttacggaaaaatgacttggcaaaaaaaatgaaaaaaaaggaaaaagggacactcgcggtaaaatgcccgacattctaatatacgacatctcagataaaaaaaaagacatgcacgtgttagcccaaccatcaaggcacactttctaacacataaacatgaaaaaaaatgaataatatacggcaattccttactacgtagtaatttttacaaatattgaaaaaaaaacagaaattggtaaccgcagttaaatacccaatataccaataactacgtcgtatctgacaaaaacaaagtcatgcatgggtagccagatcatctagacacactttccaacactaaacaagcaaaagttttacgacattatttggcaatatcttacggaaaaatgacttggcaaaaaaatgaaaaaaaatgaaaaaggggcactcgcggtaaaatggtcctcgtggtgatgaacgacattttaactaaaaaaaaaaaacatgcacatggtagccaaacaatccaccaagactttccacaactgataacctatacaagttgcaccattctacgacaatttcataatacgtaataactttgataattatgcaaactaccctagaagggtaaactcggacgcgaacgaccccgacgcgtctcagaaatcggggaaggagtacagctacagcaatgcacatctggacactactagagcgtgtaggggagacacctcctgcaggtcgatcacccacaaattcagtcacggggtgagtcacgtgagaaaaacctgtttttttttgacgctcggggtcgcaaacgacccacccgtacctatccagggttaaaagtctttttaatatatatgaaaaaaaccaaaaaaatattagagagaaatgataaattaataatgCACCCCCTCCATTTTTTCCTCTCGTAAatcagaataacaataataaagcaaatgcttttattcggtatcttataaataataaacatttatttcaatgtctgtAAATTGAAAAAATATCACTAAGAATGTTTTTAACGCATGACCATTTTAAACCATCTATTCCACACCCAATACGGGGCATCgctattttagatatattatttttaaatgcatGATTTTTCATGGACAACAAAGAACTAGACAAGTTCTCATATATAGGTTTTTCCCAGTACTTTTCTTTGGTTACTAAATAGTAAATGAATCGTTCATTTTCATCTAAAATGGCTACATTACCCACActacaattttgatttttaattttttgaacATTATCGAATTTTTCCTTAAAAGCTAAAGCAATTCCACCCCCCATGTAAAAATCCCGGGAAACGCAATGCGCCAATGATACATTTTTTGGACACGTAAACAAATCTCCgtggatttcttttatttcatacattatgtaagtgttatcaacaataatattattgatattaatagaaattattagtttatatatatatatatatatatatatatatatatatatatatatatatatatatatatatatatatatatatatatatatatatatatatatatatatatatatatattcactataataaatatatacatatatatatatacagtatatattttctataattgttaCCAACATAAAATTATTTCCCAAGTAGTTGTGTTTAAGTAATTTGGCTATAAATAAGAAAAagagtgtagtaattataaacacctttgtttgtttgttaaattaATACCGTTATATTATTTTGCGGGGTTTTAATAATGTATAGAGGCGTTAGTTGATTAATTACTTAATCTTCTACTTTGTAAGTTAGAAAAATAGAAGGAACGTATACAATTtgatttttatccatcatttctgttTTATAGTCGGGCAGTAAGGCGATAATAGAATTATCGGATACTCNNNNNNNNNNNNNNNNNNNNNNNNNNNNNNNNNNNNNNNNNNNNNNNNNNNNNNNNNNNNNNNNNNNNNNNNNNNNNNNNNNNNNNNNNNNNNNNNNNNNNNNNNNNNNNNNNNNNNNNNNNNNNNNNNNNNNNNNNNNNNNNNNNNNNNNNNNNNNNNNNNNNNNNNNNNNNNNNNNNNNNNNNNNNNNNNNNNNNNNNNNNNNNNNNNNNNNNNNNNNNNNNNNNNNNNNNNNNNNNNNNNNNNNNNNNNNNNNNNNNNNNNNNNNNNNNNNNNNNNNNNNNNNNNNNNNNNNNNNNNNNNNNNNNNNNNNNNNNNNNNNNNNNNNNNNNNNNNNNNNNNNNNNNNNNNNNNNNNNNNNNNNNNNNNNNNNNNNNNNNNNNNNNNNNNNNNNNNNNNNNNNNNNNNNNNNNNNNNNNNNNNNNNNNNNNNNNNNNNNNNNNNNNNNNNNNNNNNNNNNNNNNNNNNNNNNNNNNNNNNNNNNNNNNNNNNNNNNNNNNagcgcatacgtcacgtcgtgggaaaatttactccgtgccgccagacttacaagcccccagcgaagcatctcataccaacggacttgcactttgcaacgcacgtcttcctgtgcaacgacaccattaagccaccactaacgcccccttacacgggccctttccttgtgatccgatgcagtccgaaagcattcctcctaaacattcggggcaaagaagactgggtctccattgatcgtctaaaacctgcttatcttccgccagatgacccgcctacagttcgcctctctagatcagggcgccctatttaacatgtagagtatgtcatttttagtgggggggggggcgctgtaccaaccgcgtgtcacacaattgtacataattccttttgtatatattatgcttgtatctgcgctgttccctcgcactaaaacgaacatgaaaattcacgtctccggttttcctctgtgacattgtctgtcttgtaaacttgttatgtcctgttgccttgaggttttgtatataaaggagagtgttctataatattataactcagttgactgcatcctgcttttgagttcacaaccttctctcggcccgtcacatgccTAATGCTTGGACTATGCCGTAAATCCCCATAATTCGTCCACCCATACCTTAAGTCATTGAGAAAAGAATCTTCAGTTTAAAAGATTACGACTCAAATTGTGTCATTCAAAGTTTATAAAGTAATTTCAAACAAATTTTGTTCATAATTGGTAATTCATCTCTCGTCTATAAAGCAATGTTTGTGATAAGTACCGAAAATCGATAGACATCAGTTTTAATGGCAACTTTTACAAAGCGTTTTCTCTCCTGTTCAGCCAGGGAAATCGTGGATGATGTTCACAGACAATTTAGGAAAGGGAAAAATTATTCCCATaccttacatatactgtacaaaccGAGCCCATTTTCCTCTCACAATAAAGTACTTATTTGGCTACCATTTCTTATAACGTCCTGTAAATATActaatgtaaaacgaaaatctACAAAGCCATGGAATTATGGTATAGTCTACGTTAGATGTTTctaaataggaatttttttttatacgcacacacgcacaccgtgtatatatatatatatatatatatacatatatatatatatatatgtgtgtgtgtgtgtgtgtgtgcgtgtgtgtataaagagagagagagagagagagagagagagagagagagagaaacaaaatgtaCATAATACGAATATGATAGTAAATAATTCCAGTAAATTGGaaactaaacatataaaaatgaaaaaagaaataaaagaaaacaggaatatttatttaaaaagataataaaatgagGATAAGTCTGACACGATATACTAACGGggcaaccaagggaaaggcccgtgccaacaagtagTGTTGGTTGGCGTAATACAAACCGACCGAC
Coding sequences within:
- the LOC137620977 gene encoding LOW QUALITY PROTEIN: DNA polymerase delta catalytic subunit-like (The sequence of the model RefSeq protein was modified relative to this genomic sequence to represent the inferred CDS: deleted 2 bases in 2 codons), with the translated sequence MSCKISKLRQFFENGDNKNRFLQEWNRPAAPLSTPNTNKLCFQQMDIDYYIGYPQQQQQVPIIRLFGLNDIGNTICCNVFGFFPYIYVSGNLLDSQKQVSYSDQIKRALNRKIYLNETKDQIRLKEYVLSVDRVFKQSIYGYQEKKSSSSLCFFKVTVALPKLISIAKIILENGLVIDKHPTHFRVYESNVDFTLRFMTDAQMPGCCWIELPIGEWEIKNNETNFKNTTCQLEVNVFEWEKIIIYEPEGEWASIAPLRILSFDIECGGRRGIFPEPEIDLVIQIGNVVTRHGETEPFISVVFTLNSCAPIVGSKIFSFQEEKEMLENWSKFLLFIDPDIITGYNINNFDLPYLLNRAKHLNLPVFAHLGRVKGIKSTILDTITQNKQTGKRNNKIINIDGRCLMDLLTIILKEHKLRSYTLNSVSYHFLNEQKEDVHHSIISELQNGNDQTRKRLAEYCLKDSILPLKLLNKLMCVVNYIEVARVTGIPLSYVINRGQQIKIFPQILRKAKEQNLVLPVFDKKESFEYEGATVIEPKRGYYNVPIVTLDFVSLYPSIMIAHNLCYTTFIDKRYINQMALKTDDYIITPSNNYFVKCHKRKGLIPEILESFLIARNKAKIALKNEEDPWKKKVFDGRQLAYKILANSVYGFTGAQIGKLPCLDISQSVTAFGRTMISLTKNKIEEKYNNAIVIYGDTDSVMINFGVETLEEAINLGKEAANHVTQSFIKPIKLDFEKIYFPYLLINKKRYAGLYYTNANTYDKIDCKGLETIRRDNCPLVAKVINTCLKKILIDRNPIEALNFVKQTISKLLCNEIDISQLVITKELTKKAEEYKGKQIHNELAIKLRKRDAGSAPKLGDRIPYVIICGFKKSPIYERAEDPIYVLENNIPLDYDYYLKHQLSKPLIRIFEPILGDKTESYILIGEHTQKKSLPISRVGPLSQFFLIHPTCINCKIPLLKRKIVPDDVEYNALCNNCKVHETDLYTHHIEKLATLEKKFNQFWTECQRCQGSLIKEVICSNRDCPIFYMRKKTEIDFFGQKKIIDRFGLPQ